A window of Streptomyces gilvosporeus contains these coding sequences:
- a CDS encoding TerD family protein, translating into MSVALTKGGNVSLSKQAPGLTAVSVGLGWQVGGSGGAGYDLDASALLCDQSGRVLSDQHFVFFNNLRSPDGSVRHCGSDPRGGSGGDDERIEVDLTAVPAGVAKIVFPVSLYEAEQRGQNFGQVRSAYIRVVNQTDGTEIARYDLREDAATETAMVFGELYRHGSDWKFRAIGQGYAAGLAGIAQDFGVDVLRPDPAASAQPAAHTPPPVPPAPPVPAASPVTAAAAATGVAAATAAAAGRETTGHGATTTPPQPTGSSDMTCFFDPNHGPGTTAVMWSPQWGVPRQIQTCGGCAQRVQTTPPPYYTAPQAGYPQPVQQGYPQAPMQQGYPQDPQQQGGGRRFGTGALIGAGAAGLVGGALLNEAFDDDEPEVVVNNYYED; encoded by the coding sequence ATGAGTGTGGCCCTGACCAAGGGCGGCAATGTGTCGCTCAGCAAACAGGCCCCCGGTCTGACTGCCGTGAGCGTGGGGCTGGGCTGGCAGGTAGGGGGCTCCGGAGGAGCCGGCTACGACCTGGACGCCAGCGCGCTGCTGTGCGACCAGTCCGGAAGGGTCCTCTCCGACCAACACTTCGTCTTCTTCAACAACCTCCGCAGCCCCGACGGTTCGGTACGGCACTGCGGCAGCGACCCGCGCGGCGGAAGCGGCGGCGATGACGAGCGGATCGAGGTCGACCTCACCGCGGTCCCCGCCGGGGTGGCGAAAATCGTCTTCCCTGTCTCCCTGTACGAGGCCGAGCAGCGCGGCCAGAACTTCGGCCAGGTCCGCAGCGCCTACATCCGCGTGGTCAACCAGACCGACGGCACCGAAATCGCCCGCTACGACCTGCGCGAAGACGCCGCCACCGAAACCGCCATGGTCTTCGGTGAGCTCTACCGCCACGGCTCGGACTGGAAGTTCCGCGCCATCGGCCAGGGTTACGCCGCCGGGCTCGCCGGTATCGCGCAGGACTTCGGCGTCGACGTCCTGCGCCCGGATCCGGCCGCCTCAGCGCAGCCGGCGGCGCACACCCCGCCCCCCGTGCCGCCCGCCCCTCCGGTACCCGCGGCCTCTCCCGTCACAGCGGCCGCTGCGGCGACAGGGGTCGCTGCGGCAACGGCGGCCGCCGCCGGCCGGGAGACGACGGGCCACGGCGCCACCACCACACCACCACAACCGACCGGGAGTTCCGACATGACCTGCTTCTTCGACCCCAACCACGGCCCCGGCACGACGGCCGTCATGTGGTCCCCGCAGTGGGGCGTACCCCGCCAGATCCAGACCTGCGGCGGCTGCGCCCAGCGGGTCCAGACCACCCCGCCGCCGTACTACACCGCGCCCCAGGCGGGCTATCCGCAGCCGGTCCAGCAGGGTTACCCGCAGGCGCCTATGCAGCAGGGCTACCCCCAGGACCCGCAGCAGCAGGGCGGCGGCCGCCGCTTCGGCACGGGTGCGCTCATCGGCGCGGGTGCGGCCGGTCTGGTCGGCGGTGCGCTGCTGAACGAGGCGTTCGACGATGACGAGCCCGAGGTCGTCGTCAACAACTACTACGAGGACTGA
- a CDS encoding MOSC domain-containing protein has protein sequence MTEVVDLISYPVKGCAGTSMSDAPLTPAGLAHDRSFMVISEDGVYRTQRRHPRLALIRPAVSADGTRLTLDSADSAGRYGTVRLEVTTSAPRRDVDLFGATFQGIDQGDDVAAWLSEFLGAPSRLVRVPPEHDRVADGLTSGPSGYADSCAVHLLSRSSLRLLNRRMAERGAPPLPMSRFRPNIVVDSRPGNGNGPDHGDDGDWAAVPHTEDRTRRLTIGGAELGYAKLAVRCAVVLVDQESGARQRREPLRTLADYRRAPSGGVVFGAKFAVVRPGKLSVGDEVVVEEWGDAEL, from the coding sequence ATGACCGAAGTCGTAGACCTGATCAGCTACCCCGTCAAGGGGTGTGCGGGCACGTCGATGAGCGACGCGCCTCTCACACCGGCCGGCCTTGCGCACGACCGCAGCTTCATGGTCATCAGCGAGGACGGGGTCTACCGCACCCAGCGCCGTCATCCCCGTCTCGCACTGATCCGGCCCGCCGTCAGCGCCGACGGCACCCGGCTCACGCTCGACTCGGCCGACTCGGCGGGTCGTTACGGCACGGTGCGCCTCGAGGTGACCACGTCCGCACCGCGCCGCGACGTCGATCTGTTCGGCGCCACATTCCAGGGGATCGACCAGGGCGACGACGTGGCCGCCTGGCTCTCGGAGTTCCTCGGCGCGCCCAGCCGCCTGGTCCGGGTGCCGCCGGAGCACGACCGGGTCGCCGACGGCCTGACCTCCGGCCCCTCCGGCTACGCCGACAGCTGCGCCGTGCACCTGCTGTCGCGCTCCTCCCTCCGCCTCCTCAACCGGCGGATGGCCGAGCGCGGCGCCCCGCCCCTGCCGATGAGCCGCTTCCGCCCGAACATCGTCGTCGACAGTCGCCCCGGCAACGGCAACGGCCCCGACCACGGCGATGACGGCGACTGGGCGGCCGTACCGCACACCGAGGACCGCACACGCCGACTCACCATAGGCGGGGCCGAGTTGGGCTACGCCAAGCTGGCGGTGCGCTGCGCGGTCGTGTTGGTCGATCAGGAGTCCGGGGCGCGGCAGAGGCGGGAGCCGCTGCGTACGCTCGCCGACTACCGGCGGGCGCCGAGCGGGGGCGTGGTGTTCGGCGCGAAGTTCGCCGTGGTGCGGCCGGGGAAGCTGTCGGTCGGCGACGAGGTGGTCGTCGAGGAGTGGGGCGACGCCGAGCTGTGA
- the recQ gene encoding DNA helicase RecQ: MGEADVEVVVDMETDSVSDVSEAVQVLRRVFGYDAFRGSQQEIIEHVIGGGDAVVLMPTGGGKSLCYQIPSLVRSGVGIVVSPLIALMQDQVDALRALGVRAGFLNSTQDLEERRLVEAEFLAGELDLLYLAPERLRVEQTLSLLDRGKISLFAIDEAHCVAQWGHDFRPDYLALSMLHERWPEVPRIALTATATEATHKEITARLRMEQARHFVASFDRPNIQYRIASKSEPKKQLLELLRGEHAGDAGIVYCLSRASVEKTAQFLVDNGIDAVPYHAGLDARMRAAHQSRFLREDGLVVVATIAFGMGIDKPDVRFVAHLDLPKSVEGYYQETGRAGRDGQPSTAWLAYGLQDVVQQRKMIDGSEGDDAHRRRLAVHLEAMLSLCETVECRRVRLLAYFGQESGPCGNCDTCLAPPQTWDGTVAAQKLMSTIVRLQRERRQKFGAGQIIDILMGRKTAKVIQFDHDGLSVFGVGADLREAEWRGVVRQLLAQGLLAVEGEYGTLVLTDTSGEVLGGRRTVAMRREPEKAPRTARSQSGAKAKRAPVDLPAEALPVFETLRAWRGRTAKEQGVPAYVIFHDATLREIATARPTTTAALGTVNGVGENKLAKYGQQILEVLAGEESPAPAASVPAPAAAASVPRPASGAERPPEPVWEEEPPPEDREAPPEDEHPGAAGGVGEEYADIDW, from the coding sequence ATGGGTGAGGCGGACGTGGAAGTGGTCGTGGACATGGAGACGGACAGCGTGTCGGACGTGAGCGAGGCGGTGCAGGTGCTGCGCCGGGTGTTCGGGTATGACGCGTTCCGTGGCAGTCAGCAGGAGATCATCGAGCACGTCATAGGGGGCGGGGACGCGGTCGTCCTGATGCCCACGGGCGGCGGGAAGTCGCTGTGCTATCAGATTCCGTCGCTGGTCAGAAGCGGTGTCGGGATCGTCGTCTCGCCGCTGATCGCCTTGATGCAGGACCAGGTCGATGCCCTGCGGGCGCTGGGTGTGCGGGCCGGGTTCCTCAATTCGACGCAGGATCTGGAGGAGCGGCGGCTGGTCGAGGCGGAGTTCCTGGCCGGGGAGCTGGATCTGCTGTATCTGGCGCCGGAGCGGCTGCGGGTCGAGCAGACGCTGAGCCTGCTGGACCGGGGAAAGATCTCGCTCTTCGCGATCGACGAGGCGCACTGTGTGGCGCAGTGGGGGCACGACTTCCGGCCGGACTATCTGGCGCTGTCGATGCTGCACGAGCGCTGGCCCGAGGTACCGCGGATCGCGCTGACCGCGACGGCCACGGAGGCCACGCACAAGGAGATCACCGCGCGGCTCCGGATGGAGCAGGCCCGGCACTTCGTCGCCAGCTTCGACCGGCCCAATATCCAGTACCGGATCGCGTCCAAGAGCGAGCCCAAGAAGCAGCTGCTGGAGCTGCTGCGCGGGGAGCATGCCGGGGACGCCGGGATCGTGTACTGCCTCTCCCGCGCCTCGGTCGAGAAGACGGCGCAGTTCCTGGTGGACAACGGGATCGACGCGGTTCCCTACCACGCGGGGCTGGACGCACGGATGCGGGCGGCGCATCAGTCGCGGTTCCTGCGGGAGGACGGGCTGGTGGTCGTCGCCACCATCGCGTTCGGGATGGGGATCGACAAGCCGGACGTCCGGTTCGTGGCGCATCTCGACCTGCCGAAGTCGGTGGAGGGCTACTACCAGGAGACCGGCCGTGCGGGGCGCGACGGGCAGCCGTCGACGGCCTGGCTGGCGTACGGGCTCCAGGATGTGGTCCAGCAGCGCAAGATGATCGACGGGTCGGAGGGGGACGACGCCCACCGGCGCCGGCTGGCCGTCCATCTGGAGGCGATGCTCTCGCTGTGCGAGACCGTGGAGTGCCGGCGGGTGCGGCTGCTGGCCTACTTCGGGCAGGAGAGCGGCCCTTGCGGCAACTGCGATACGTGTCTGGCGCCGCCGCAGACGTGGGACGGCACGGTCGCGGCCCAGAAGCTGATGTCGACGATCGTGCGCCTCCAGCGCGAGCGGCGGCAGAAGTTCGGGGCGGGCCAGATCATCGACATCCTGATGGGGCGGAAGACCGCCAAGGTCATCCAGTTCGACCATGACGGGCTGAGCGTCTTCGGGGTCGGTGCCGATCTGCGGGAGGCCGAATGGCGCGGTGTGGTGCGGCAGTTGCTGGCCCAGGGCCTGCTCGCCGTCGAGGGGGAGTACGGCACGCTGGTGCTGACGGACACCAGCGGTGAGGTGCTGGGCGGCCGGCGCACGGTGGCGATGCGGCGGGAGCCGGAGAAGGCGCCGCGGACGGCCAGGTCGCAGTCCGGGGCGAAGGCCAAGCGGGCGCCGGTGGATCTGCCGGCGGAGGCGCTGCCGGTCTTCGAGACGCTGCGGGCCTGGCGGGGCCGTACGGCCAAGGAGCAGGGCGTGCCCGCGTATGTGATCTTCCATGACGCGACGCTGCGGGAGATCGCCACGGCCCGGCCGACGACGACGGCCGCACTGGGGACGGTCAACGGCGTCGGCGAGAACAAGCTCGCCAAGTACGGGCAGCAGATTCTGGAGGTGCTGGCGGGGGAGGAGAGCCCGGCTCCGGCCGCGAGCGTCCCGGCCCCGGCCGCGGCCGCGAGCGTCCCCCGGCCGGCCTCGGGTGCGGAGCGCCCGCCGGAGCCGGTGTGGGAGGAGGAGCCGCCGCCGGAGGACCGGGAGGCCCCGCCGGAGGACGAGCACCCCGGGGCGGCCGGTGGCGTGGGAGAGGAGTACGCGGACATCGACTGGTGA
- a CDS encoding sensor histidine kinase, protein MRRLSVSLRWKIALTVTAVSCAVAAVLGVLVHNAVTRQTVGEVRKDAGNDLDTALVLFEYGTSREGINSVLDPPELPAQLRTLVHSGKRGSMVGSYHGRPVMWVAAPAGGQIMAVWSPYGSTRRNLEDFDTAILGSAVLAATAVALAGLFVAHRISRRLASTAAVARRITAGDLDARVGGTAGHKPGRGPTGHDEVAAVAAALDSVAGSLQSRLEVEQRFTADVAHELRTPLTGILASAELLPEGRPKEMINDRLRALRGLTEDLLEISRLDSGAERADLAGYQLGPLVDRAVRTTGLDTEVRLTEGSDPDTVVETDRRRLDRIIANLVINAHRHGAPPVVVTVDAPRGGTVSVEVRDRGPGFSDALLEHGPQRFRTDAPGRGKGHGLGLTIAVGQAAVLGIDLRFDNAPDGGARATIQLPRYPEARH, encoded by the coding sequence GTGAGGCGCCTCTCGGTCTCCCTCCGCTGGAAGATCGCGCTGACCGTGACGGCGGTGAGCTGCGCGGTCGCCGCCGTCCTGGGCGTGCTCGTCCACAACGCGGTGACCCGTCAGACCGTCGGCGAGGTCCGCAAGGACGCCGGTAACGACCTCGACACCGCCCTGGTCCTCTTCGAGTACGGCACCTCCCGCGAAGGCATCAACTCCGTTCTCGATCCGCCCGAACTCCCCGCCCAACTCCGCACGTTGGTGCACAGCGGCAAGCGCGGCAGCATGGTCGGGTCCTATCACGGCCGGCCGGTGATGTGGGTGGCGGCGCCCGCGGGCGGCCAGATCATGGCGGTGTGGTCGCCGTACGGAAGCACCCGGCGCAACCTGGAGGACTTCGACACCGCGATCCTCGGCTCGGCCGTCCTCGCGGCCACGGCCGTTGCGCTCGCCGGGCTGTTCGTCGCCCACCGCATCAGTCGTCGGCTCGCCTCCACCGCGGCCGTGGCCCGCCGGATCACCGCGGGCGATCTCGACGCACGGGTCGGCGGCACCGCGGGCCACAAGCCGGGGCGCGGCCCGACCGGTCACGACGAGGTGGCGGCGGTGGCGGCCGCACTGGACTCGGTGGCCGGTTCCCTTCAGAGCCGCCTCGAGGTCGAACAGCGCTTCACCGCCGATGTCGCCCATGAGCTGCGTACGCCGCTGACCGGCATCCTCGCCTCGGCCGAACTGCTGCCGGAGGGGCGCCCCAAGGAGATGATCAACGACCGGCTGCGGGCGCTGCGCGGGCTCACCGAGGATCTGCTGGAGATCTCCCGACTCGACTCCGGAGCCGAGCGCGCCGATCTCGCCGGATACCAACTCGGCCCGCTGGTCGACCGCGCGGTGCGCACCACCGGGCTGGACACCGAGGTACGGCTCACCGAGGGCTCGGACCCGGACACGGTCGTCGAGACGGACCGCCGCCGGCTCGACCGCATCATCGCCAACCTCGTCATCAACGCCCACCGGCACGGCGCGCCCCCGGTCGTGGTGACCGTCGACGCGCCGCGCGGCGGCACCGTCTCCGTCGAGGTGCGCGACCGCGGTCCGGGCTTCTCGGACGCGCTGCTGGAGCACGGCCCGCAGCGCTTCCGCACCGACGCCCCCGGCCGGGGCAAGGGCCACGGCCTCGGCCTGACCATCGCCGTCGGCCAGGCCGCCGTCCTCGGCATCGACCTGCGCTTCGACAACGCCCCGGACGGCGGCGCCCGCGCGACGATCCAGCTACCCCGATATCCCGAAGCCCGGCACTGA
- a CDS encoding isocitrate lyase/PEP mutase family protein, whose amino-acid sequence MSRTNTAHPAARRAFHALHHASDGPLLLPNAWDVASAVALADAGYAAVGTTSLGVAASQGYPDGRGLAGVREATLALARRLGGRLPCPYTVDIEGGYGDEDGGDQAAERATGRAADQAAERVAALAAELASAGAAGVNLEDGLPGGGGLQLPSRQAELIAAVKERVPGLFLNARIDTHWLVDTPPPLSATLARAEVYLEAGADGVFVPGVVADEEIAALVAAVPAPVNILFAPGRHTVGRLAELGVRRISTGSLLFRTALGAALAAAESVRMGEGTMREGVAREDAAGEGVTECDIPASGIPTGGTPASGIPGYAEVQRLMEPLRENGPLG is encoded by the coding sequence ATGAGCCGTACGAACACCGCGCATCCCGCCGCCCGCAGGGCCTTCCACGCCCTCCACCACGCCTCCGACGGACCCCTGCTGCTGCCCAACGCCTGGGACGTCGCCTCGGCCGTCGCGCTGGCCGACGCCGGGTATGCGGCGGTCGGGACGACGAGCCTGGGCGTCGCCGCGTCCCAGGGGTACCCCGACGGGCGCGGCCTGGCCGGGGTGCGGGAGGCGACGCTGGCGCTGGCACGGCGGCTGGGGGGCCGGCTGCCGTGCCCGTACACCGTCGACATCGAGGGCGGCTACGGGGACGAGGACGGCGGCGACCAGGCGGCCGAACGGGCCACCGGACGGGCCGCTGACCAGGCGGCCGAACGGGTGGCCGCGCTGGCCGCGGAGCTGGCGTCCGCCGGGGCCGCCGGCGTCAACCTGGAGGACGGGCTGCCGGGCGGGGGAGGGTTGCAACTGCCGTCCCGCCAGGCGGAGTTGATCGCCGCGGTGAAGGAGCGGGTGCCGGGTCTCTTCCTCAACGCGCGGATCGATACCCACTGGCTGGTCGACACCCCGCCGCCGCTCTCCGCCACGCTGGCCCGCGCCGAGGTCTACCTGGAGGCGGGCGCGGACGGCGTCTTCGTACCGGGTGTGGTGGCGGACGAGGAGATCGCCGCCCTGGTGGCCGCCGTCCCTGCCCCGGTGAACATCCTCTTCGCCCCCGGACGGCACACCGTCGGCCGACTGGCGGAGCTGGGCGTACGCCGGATCAGCACCGGGTCGCTGCTCTTCCGTACGGCGCTGGGAGCGGCCCTCGCGGCGGCGGAGTCGGTCCGAATGGGGGAGGGCACGATGCGGGAGGGGGTGGCGCGGGAGGACGCGGCGGGAGAGGGCGTAACGGAATGTGACATTCCGGCGAGTGGTATCCCCACGGGTGGCACCCCGGCGAGTGGCATCCCGGGGTACGCGGAGGTGCAGCGGCTCATGGAGCCCCTGCGGGAGAACGGCCCGTTGGGGTGA
- a CDS encoding ArsR/SmtB family transcription factor, with protein MAAKPTSTPGSAHSPYAAPSSGPASAAELARLAGLLADRTRAAFCLALLDGRAWTAGELAAYAQVAPSTASEHLTRLTEGGLLAEHRQGRHRYVRLASPRAAELIESLAAHLGPPAAPPRGLRAVSASAALARGRTCYDHLAGRLGVALTDAMTARGLLDQDGGFALTDAGRTWLTEGLGIEAAALCGGRRPQARGCLDWTERRPHLAGTAGARLCDRLLERRWIRRIGTGRAVRLTPDGAAALHELLGIDSAGAGLE; from the coding sequence ATGGCCGCCAAGCCCACCTCCACGCCCGGATCCGCCCACTCCCCCTACGCCGCCCCCTCGTCCGGCCCCGCCTCCGCCGCCGAGTTGGCCCGGCTGGCCGGGCTGCTGGCCGACCGCACCCGGGCCGCGTTCTGCCTGGCGCTGCTGGACGGACGGGCCTGGACGGCCGGCGAGCTGGCGGCGTATGCGCAGGTCGCGCCGTCCACCGCCAGCGAGCATCTGACCCGGCTGACCGAGGGCGGGCTGCTGGCCGAGCACCGTCAGGGCCGCCATCGGTACGTCCGCCTCGCGAGCCCCCGCGCCGCCGAGCTGATCGAATCCCTCGCTGCCCACCTGGGCCCGCCGGCCGCCCCGCCGCGCGGACTGCGCGCCGTCAGCGCGTCCGCGGCACTCGCACGGGGCCGCACCTGTTACGACCACCTGGCCGGACGGCTCGGCGTGGCCCTGACGGACGCGATGACCGCACGCGGACTGCTCGACCAGGACGGCGGGTTCGCGCTCACCGACGCCGGGCGGACATGGCTGACCGAGGGCCTGGGGATCGAGGCGGCCGCGCTGTGCGGCGGGCGACGCCCGCAGGCCCGCGGCTGCCTGGACTGGACCGAACGCCGCCCGCATCTGGCGGGCACGGCCGGCGCCCGGCTCTGCGACCGCCTGCTGGAACGCCGCTGGATCCGCCGCATCGGCACCGGTCGCGCCGTACGCCTCACCCCGGACGGCGCGGCCGCGCTGCACGAGCTGCTCGGCATCGACAGCGCGGGGGCGGGGTTGGAGTGA
- a CDS encoding glycosyltransferase family 39 protein produces MLLLGAWGIRRQDAVWRDEAVTYDMAHRSLADLWSTLQHADVVHGLYYALMHVWFLVYDATLGTALGEAIGLRLPSVAAMTAAAAGVALLGRHLAGRRAGLFAGLAFAWVPVVQQYAQEGRSYAMVCALVVWATYVLVRAAARPCRALWCAYTALMLCACLLHEFTALALPAHGAAVLLARLPRETLRAWALATAAVFGGLAPLAVYSTGQSAQLAWLMWPDPVQLLTFAVLAVLGVGCARIRGLPHASGTRGPIGLRALALPLLLLPTLFLFLLSYAEPAYVDRYVLYYVAGFALLAGAALARLSRPAGDGGRTRARRLRRTAALVLVAAALLPIDVHLRSPDSRVDDSTAVARAVGELAAPGDGLLFLPARRRIWRAPHPQEFRGLTDLALARSPRASHTLYGTERSGDAIRARMLTARRIVVATDPEGQPPDTDDQAIAKRSTLHHSFVLCAQREVHGARVMLYARPGECGSR; encoded by the coding sequence ATGCTGCTGCTGGGGGCCTGGGGGATCCGTCGCCAGGACGCCGTCTGGCGCGACGAGGCCGTCACGTACGACATGGCGCACCGCAGCCTGGCCGACCTGTGGTCGACGCTCCAGCACGCCGATGTCGTCCACGGCCTGTACTACGCGCTGATGCACGTCTGGTTCCTCGTCTACGACGCGACCCTCGGCACCGCCCTCGGCGAGGCGATCGGCCTGCGGCTGCCGTCCGTCGCCGCGATGACCGCCGCCGCGGCGGGCGTCGCCCTACTGGGCCGGCACCTGGCCGGGCGGCGCGCGGGCCTGTTCGCCGGTCTCGCCTTCGCGTGGGTCCCCGTCGTGCAGCAGTACGCGCAGGAGGGCCGCTCGTACGCGATGGTGTGTGCGCTGGTGGTCTGGGCGACGTACGTCCTGGTGCGCGCCGCCGCCCGCCCGTGCCGCGCGCTGTGGTGCGCGTACACGGCCCTGATGCTGTGCGCCTGCCTGCTGCACGAGTTCACCGCGCTGGCGCTGCCCGCGCACGGCGCCGCCGTCCTCCTCGCCCGGCTGCCCCGGGAGACGCTGCGCGCCTGGGCCCTGGCCACCGCCGCCGTCTTCGGGGGGCTGGCCCCGCTGGCGGTCTACAGCACCGGGCAGTCGGCCCAGCTCGCCTGGCTGATGTGGCCCGACCCCGTCCAGCTGCTGACGTTCGCGGTGCTGGCGGTGCTGGGGGTCGGCTGCGCCCGGATCCGGGGCCTTCCCCACGCCTCGGGAACGCGGGGCCCGATCGGCCTGCGTGCCCTCGCCCTCCCCCTGCTCCTCCTGCCCACCCTCTTCCTCTTCCTCCTCTCCTACGCCGAACCGGCCTATGTCGACCGCTACGTGCTCTACTACGTCGCCGGTTTCGCCCTGCTCGCCGGAGCCGCGCTGGCCCGGTTGTCGCGCCCGGCCGGCGACGGCGGCCGGACCCGGGCGCGCCGGCTGCGCCGGACGGCGGCGCTGGTCCTGGTGGCGGCGGCGCTGCTGCCCATCGACGTCCATCTGCGCAGCCCCGACAGCCGGGTCGACGACAGCACCGCGGTCGCCCGGGCCGTGGGGGAGCTGGCGGCCCCCGGGGACGGCCTGCTCTTCCTGCCCGCCCGGCGTCGTATCTGGCGCGCCCCGCATCCGCAGGAGTTCCGCGGCCTGACCGATCTCGCCCTGGCCAGGAGCCCGCGGGCGTCCCACACCCTCTACGGCACCGAACGGTCCGGCGACGCCATCCGCGCCCGTATGCTCACCGCCCGCCGCATCGTCGTCGCCACCGATCCCGAGGGGCAGCCCCCCGACACCGACGACCAGGCAATCGCCAAACGCAGCACGCTGCACCACTCCTTCGTGCTCTGTGCCCAACGGGAGGTCCATGGCGCCCGGGTCATGCTGTATGCGCGTCCGGGGGAGTGCGGCTCCCGTTAG